A single region of the Chthoniobacterales bacterium genome encodes:
- a CDS encoding trypsin-like peptidase domain-containing protein: MNRLLLTCLASGALLFSPCISHAESNADPASEPSVIATAKAMPAVVNINTERIVRRPYSDPADAIYEQFFGEQARPRRSVAQKVQSLGSGFIVDPDGYIVTNEHVVERAADLKIFVTTTDGQTYNAKYVTGDPAADLALIKIDVKHPLPFISLENLSPSLLGQTVLVLGNPMGYGSSVARGILSAKDRTIEVEGNEFTGLIQTDAAINPGNSGGPVIDLSGKLVGVSSVKMAFTPQGIPTQGIGFAISAEKVRDTIKDFRNQSKQPQGVASGSRAKRFFGLETQDLTDDLTEALNYAPGSGVLVANVENGSPAAKSGIRRGLVIYQVGDYAIRNNADLEKVLAQVKSGTEVAMSVGSISKRGRLLVRNIDTATLTAR; the protein is encoded by the coding sequence ATGAATCGACTCTTGCTCACCTGCCTGGCCTCTGGCGCGCTGCTTTTTTCCCCGTGCATTTCTCACGCGGAATCCAACGCCGATCCCGCCAGTGAGCCCTCCGTGATCGCCACGGCGAAAGCCATGCCGGCGGTGGTGAATATCAATACGGAACGCATCGTACGTCGGCCTTACAGCGATCCGGCGGACGCGATTTATGAGCAATTTTTCGGAGAACAAGCTCGTCCGCGTCGGTCCGTGGCGCAGAAAGTCCAGAGCCTCGGTTCCGGGTTTATCGTCGATCCGGACGGCTACATTGTCACCAACGAGCACGTCGTCGAACGCGCTGCTGACCTGAAAATTTTCGTCACCACGACCGACGGCCAGACTTACAACGCCAAATACGTCACCGGCGATCCGGCGGCTGATCTGGCTTTGATCAAGATCGACGTGAAGCACCCGCTGCCCTTCATCAGCCTGGAAAATCTCTCGCCCAGCCTGCTCGGCCAGACCGTCCTCGTCCTGGGCAATCCCATGGGCTACGGCAGCTCCGTGGCGCGGGGGATTTTGAGCGCCAAAGACCGCACCATCGAGGTCGAGGGCAATGAATTTACCGGACTGATCCAGACCGATGCCGCCATTAATCCCGGTAACTCGGGGGGGCCCGTGATTGATCTGAGTGGCAAACTGGTCGGGGTCAGTTCGGTAAAAATGGCTTTCACTCCGCAGGGCATCCCGACGCAGGGCATCGGGTTCGCCATTTCCGCGGAAAAGGTGCGCGACACGATCAAGGACTTCCGCAACCAGTCGAAGCAGCCGCAGGGAGTTGCATCCGGTTCACGGGCGAAACGGTTTTTCGGACTGGAAACGCAGGACCTCACCGATGATCTCACCGAGGCGCTGAACTACGCCCCCGGCTCCGGTGTGCTCGTGGCGAATGTGGAAAATGGCAGTCCCGCCGCGAAGTCGGGCATTCGACGCGGACTCGTCATTTACCAGGTCGGCGATTACGCGATTCGCAACAACGCCGATCTCGAAAAAGTCCTCGCGCAGGTGAAATCCGGCACCGAGGTCGCGATGTCAGTCGGTTCCATTTCGAAGCGAGGCCGGCTGCTGGTGCGAAACATCGACACCGCGACCTTGACGGCACGCTAA